One part of the Palaemon carinicauda isolate YSFRI2023 chromosome 23, ASM3689809v2, whole genome shotgun sequence genome encodes these proteins:
- the Pburs gene encoding LOW QUALITY PROTEIN: partner of bursicon (The sequence of the model RefSeq protein was modified relative to this genomic sequence to represent the inferred CDS: deleted 3 bases in 3 codons) encodes MWSLWIWAATALVAMSQGAHAKGYRPECETLPSTVHVSKEEYDEAGRLLRTCEEDLAVNKCEGACLSKVQPSVNTPSGFLKDCRCCRETHLRSREVILTHCYDVDGNRLVGGKGQLSLKLSEPADCQCAKCGDSTR; translated from the exons ATGTGGTCATTGTGGATTTGGGCAGCTACTGCGTTGGTGGCAATGAGCCAGGGTGCCCATGCCAAGGGGTACAGACCCGAGTGTGAGACC TTGCCCTCGACTGTCCACGTTTCCAAGG AGGAATACGACGAAGCAGGCCGCCTCCTGAGGACCTGCGAGGAAGACTTGGCCGTCAATAAATGCGAAGGGGCGTGTCTGTCCAAGGTCCAGCCCTCC GTCAACACCCCGTCAGGATTTCTGAAG GACTGCCGCTGCTGTAGGGAAACCCACCTGAGGTCCCGCGAAGTTATCCTA ACCCACTGTTATGACGTGGACGGGAACCGCCTGGTTGGAGGCAAAGGTCAACTGTCCCTCAAGCTGAGCGAACCAGCTGATTGCCAGTGCGCCAAATGTGGTGATTCTACACGATAG